Genomic segment of Arachis hypogaea cultivar Tifrunner chromosome 16, arahy.Tifrunner.gnm2.J5K5, whole genome shotgun sequence:
CAAACAATATGTTAATTTGTTatacttttttttgtattcaaaatataacattgctttttttttttcctattgaTTTTTGTATTACTTTTGCTAATAAAATAAGTCAATTATTGATCCTTTAAGTGATTACTACTATTTTGTTAACAAAAAAGCGTAACTATGGGAAAGGAAATGTCCAGTTATTTGGCATTTTTTTTAAACTCTCTTACAAAAACTTTTGAAATACTTAAAATTAGCTATGgggaaaataaattatatatatatatatatatatatatatatatatatatatatatatatatatatgaggtaAAAGATCattattactaaaattaataGATTAATGTTAGAGTAATGATTAATGCTTGAATAttctaatttattcttttattcattCTCTTTCTTATTAGTTAAATGAGtagaaatttaaatatctttgttattttcttaaaatattaaaaaaaatacaaatataaaacttttttatttgtaaattaagaaattaatagaaaaatgagttaaaagttaaaaccccataatatttttctaactattcatatattcattacatAATGTGATGACTCATGACCATTTTCCAAACCAAACCATTAGAATATTCCATAGAAGTGATATCCATGGGAACCAAATTAATGAGAAGGGGGAATGAGAATAATGATGCTTTACAATACTTTCACTCTGCGGTTTGCACATAAACAAACTAACTCCATTCATCAGAAAATGTTGCACTATTATTAATTAGGTggaaaattaattaaagttacTAAGTTAGAAGTGGAATTGATCAATGACCAATCAGCATTCAACACAAGCCTCTTTCAATTTTCTTTGGTCTACAATGATTATTGATGATTATGATACATAAACAACCACAAACCAAAATATCTATCTAATGTTATGGAGAATTAAAACCAATATGGCAATAAGCCAATAATGGGGGGCCAACAAGCAACAATCTATAATGTCATGTACTTCATTTCAACATCCACATGAAGAGACACTCAACTCTACAAGATTCAATTCACAAATCAAAACTATACTTAGAATTTGTATTATTAATGCATGAATATGTTactaaaatatcataaatttataaaaagaagTTTAGTcctcaaaacatataattaaaatgTTTTTAAACTCAATGAGTacttataaaaagaaaattataattaaattaaatttcattatATTAGAAGAACTTGAGAACTAAATCAAAAGTATAATAATGTGTTGAATATATAGCTACAAAAATATTagccaaaaaaagaaaataaggaaaaccaATACTTAAACAACACAATTTtacaaaaacatatatataattataggCAACAGCAGTAACACTAAACAAACATGAAAATTACACTAGTAAAAAGGTAgtgaaaattaattactaattactTATTGCAATTAGCCCCCTATAAGTTTTCTTAATTACTTGGCAGTCCCTCTGCCAATCATCTCCTTATACCTCATTATTGAATCCAGCCTCTGAAGCTTCAGCTGCTGCTTGAACCGGTTAATGAAGTCATCCGCCTTTGCATCAACGCCACCGTCACCTCCGCCTTCTTCTGCGGCGGCGCCACTCTCCCTCGCGGTGGCCGGACGGCGGGTTTCCACAATGTCGACCTCCTCGAAGTGCGAGAAGGCCGATTTGGTGCTCGCCGACTTCTTCATCTTCCTCGGAAGCTTAACCGGAACCTCGCCGGAGGCCGGTTTAGTGTCGGAATGCGTTCTTGTGAAATTACCGGTTTGCCCTTGCTGCAGCTTGCTGAAAATCTCGTCCATGGAAGCGCAAGAATCCTCATCCACGTCATGGTTGTTGTTATTGCGGAACATTATTTCTCCAACTACATCTCCATCTTCATATTCTTCTacttgttgttcttcttcttgtttcttcACTTTTGGTATTTTCGGCACGTGCGTTTTTTTCTTTGGTTGTTCAGGGGTAAAATAGGAAGATAAAGTTTCAGTTGGGAAATAAGTTTGAAGGTTAATGGATTTGAGGCGTTGGATGACTGAGGAGGGAGATCTGGGAAgttgttgagtttgttgagtttgttgaggTTCTTGGGAAGTGTG
This window contains:
- the LOC112805955 gene encoding uncharacterized protein gives rise to the protein MFEESLSSSTSSLTSWFTPTMFFLLLQLVIATIYIISSLSNNNDKHHEHHEPQQPLARSPSLLHRLKSLNFYNYHEQQPQQLPHEINNYLFQQQQPLPRSPSLLQRLKSINFYSNHPHHTSQEPQQTQQTQQLPRSPSSVIQRLKSINLQTYFPTETLSSYFTPEQPKKKTHVPKIPKVKKQEEEQQVEEYEDGDVVGEIMFRNNNNHDVDEDSCASMDEIFSKLQQGQTGNFTRTHSDTKPASGEVPVKLPRKMKKSASTKSAFSHFEEVDIVETRRPATARESGAAAEEGGGDGGVDAKADDFINRFKQQLKLQRLDSIMRYKEMIGRGTAK